The following are encoded together in the Glycine max cultivar Williams 82 chromosome 8, Glycine_max_v4.0, whole genome shotgun sequence genome:
- the LOC100305915 gene encoding uncharacterized protein LOC100305915: MSNRGSSWITLKFRGVVDVIRASRYQSNYVALQRNRPIVSAARTERGYWMHPGQQFYSTNSINPSTNPKGIKDVKPQAEALAPASKILTFSHWLRWVLGMVLSLLLPFWKPYWKKLQIVEVEAEFVVEEAEAVAKMVEKVAMVTEKVSEDVAEMLPEDGKLRKAALVVERASKEAAHDAQLTEEFLHKVEELKNDLDDLEAFVEPVIDKIVKM; this comes from the exons ATGTCAAATAGAGGCTCATCATGGATAACTCTGAAATTCAGAGGTGTTGTTGATGTAATTCGTGCCAGCAGATATCAATCAAACTATGTTGCACTACAGAGAAACAGACCAATTGTGTCAGCTGCTAGAACTGAAAGAGGTTATTGGATGCACCCTGGTCAGCAATTCTATAGCACCAATAGCATCAACCCAAGCACTAATCCAAAAGG AATAAAGGATGTGAAGCCTCAAGCTGAAGCTCTTGCACCTGCTTCTAAAATCCTCACCTTCTCTCATTG GCTAAGATGGGTTTTGGGCATGGTACTTTCTCTCTTGCTACCTTTCTGGAAACCTTACTGGAAAAAATTACAGATAGTAGAAG TGGAGGCAGAGTTTGTGGTTGAAGAGGCTGAAGCGGTGGCAAAAATGGTAGAAAAAGTGGCAATGGTAACAGAAAAGGTATCTGAAGATGTAGCAGAGATGCTTCCTGAGGATGGTAAATTAAGGAAAGCAGCTTTGGTGGTAGAACGTGCATCAAAAGAGGCAGCACATGATGCTCAGTTAACTGAAGAATTCTTACACAAG GTTGAAGAACTCAAGAATGACCTGGATGATTTAGAAGCCTTTGTTGAACCGGTAATTGACAAGATTGTGAAGATGTAA
- the LOC100791378 gene encoding bifunctional riboflavin biosynthesis protein RIBA 1, chloroplastic, giving the protein MASSLSLSTPPLYRPRVCKHFKLFNGLHKFSFNGYGLDLAVVLQNSNAAGRIRATLTFGGGDLGSYLKSSDVVTNRFGTGTQFDAVAFGTLGADTAVPAGSGFSDDESEHDFDSPTEGFASIPEAIEDIRNGKMVVVVDDEDRENEGDLIMAAQLATPEAMAFIVKHGTGIVCISMKEEDLERLELPLMVNSQYNDEKLRTAFTVTVDAKYGTTTGVSAHDRATTVLALASKDSQPSDFNRPGHIFPLKYKEGGVLKRAGHTEASVDLAILAGLNPVAVLCEIVDDDGSMARLPKLRQFAERENLKIVSIADLIRYRRKRDKLIERAGAALIPTMWGPFVANCYRSLLDGIEHIAMVKGDIGDGHDVLVRVHSECLTGDIFGSARCDCGNQLALAMQQIEAAGRGVLVYLRGHEGRGIGLGHKLRAYNLQDDGRDTVEANEELGLPVDSREYGIGAQILRDLGVRSMKLMTNNPAKYVGLKGYGLTISGRIPLVSLITKENKRYLETKRVKMGHVYGSEFNSKLNYQDSGNGKVNSDDDSNAAPGL; this is encoded by the exons ATGGCTTCTTCTCTCAGTCTCTCCACTCCTCCTCTCTATCGCCCTAG AGTATGCAAACATTTCAAATTGTTCAATGGGTTACATAAGTTCTCATTCAATGGATATGGGTTGGATTTGGCCGTTGTCCTACAAAACTCTAATGCTGCTGGCAGAATTAGAGCTACATTAACATTTGGAGGAGGAGACTTAGGATCTTATCTGAAGAGTTCTGATGTTGTGACCAATCGTTTCGGAACTGGGACACAGTTTGATGCGGTAGCGTTTGGAACGCTGGGAGCAGACACAGCAGTGCCAGCAGGCAGTGGTTTTTCTGATGATGAATCCGAGCATGATTTCGATAGTCCCACGGAAGGTTTTGCTTCCATACCGGAGGCCATCGAAGACATTAGGAATGGAAAG ATGGTAGTGGTTGTAGATGACGAGGACAGGGAAAATGAAGGAGACTTGATAATGGCGGCACAGTTGGCTACACCTGAGGCTATGGCTTTTATTGTGAAGCATGGAACTGGGATAGTTTGTATAAGCATGAAGGAGGAAGATTTAGAGAGATTGGAGCTGCCTTTGATGGTGAACAGTCAGTATAACGATGAGAAACTTCGCACCGCGTTCACTGTGACAGTG GATGCTAAATATGGTACTACCACAGGGGTGTCAGCTCATGATAGGGCAACAACAGTCTTGGCCCTTGCATCCAAAGATTCACAACCAAGTGATTTCAACCGCCCAGGCCATATCTTCCCACTAAAATACAAGGAGGGTGGTGTGCTGAAGAGAGCTGGACATACAGAAGCTTCAGTTGATCTTGCCATTCTTGCTGGTTTAAATCCTGTGGCAGTTCTGTGTGAGATTGTAGATGATGATGGTTCCATGGCTAGATTACCTAAGCTTCGCCAGTTTGCAGAgcgtgaaaatttaaaaattgtatcTATTGCTGACTTAATAAG GTATAGAAGGAAGAGAGATAAACTAATAGAGCGTGCTGGTGCTGCACTAATACCAACAATGTGGGGGCCATTTGTAGCTAACTGCTATAGGTCACTTTTAGATGGGATTGAGCATATTGCTATGGTTAAG GGTGACATTGGGGATGGACATGATGTTCTTGTAAGGGTACACTCAGAGTGTCTCACGGGAGACATATTTGGCTCTGCCAGATGTGACTGTGGAAATCAGCTTGCTCTTGCAATGCAACAGATTGAAGCTGCTGGTAGAGGTGTTTTGGTTTATCTTCGTGGACATGAAGGAAGGGGTATTGGCTTGGGCCACAAACTACGAGCTTATAACCTACAGGATGATGGACGGGACACCGTTGAAGCCAATGAGGAGTTGGGATTGCCTGTCGACTCAAGGGAATATGGAATTGGTGCACAG ATTTTGAGGGACTTGGGTGTTCGATCTATGAAGCTAATGACGAACAATCCAGCAAAATATGTTGGGCTCAAAGGTTATGGTTTGACAATTTCCGGTAGGATCCCATTGGTATCACTTATCACAAAAGAGAACAAGCGATACTTGGAGACCAAACGTGTGAAAATGGGTCACGTATATGGCTCGGAATTTAACAGCAAATTGAACTATCAAGACAGTGGCAATGGTAAAGTCAATAGTGATGATGATTCTAATGCTGCTCCTGGCTTATAA
- the LOC100819551 gene encoding classical arabinogalactan protein 1, with protein sequence MACTTVVLTLVAALLVTSVVAQSPASSPALSPKRTPVATPQKSPSPAISPSAVSPSSSPPAPVVNTPSPSPNSVDSPPSPPQSPSVSPAGVPSVTPSAISAPPTGAPAPSQNGAALNRFTVAGSAAVVVFAAALLM encoded by the coding sequence ATGGCTTGCACCACCGTCGTGTTGACGCTAGTCGCCGCATTGTTGGTAACCTCCGTCGTGGCTCAGTCTCCGGCGTCCTCACCAGCTCTGTCTCCAAAGCGCACCCCCGTCGCCACACCTCAGAAGTCTCCCTCGCCGGCGATTTCTCCCTCCGCCGTGTCGCCGTCGTCCTCTCCTCCCGCTCCGGTGGTGAACACTCCGTCTCCGTCACCAAACTCAGTCGACTCTCCGCCATCTCCTCCGCAGTCTCCGTCCGTGTCACCAGCCGGTGTTCCCTCCGTCACTCCTTCAGCAATCTCCGCTCCTCCCACTGGAGCACCGGCTCCCTCTCAAAACGGTGCCGCTTTGAACAGATTCACTGTTGCTGGATCTGCTGCTGTTGTGGTTTTCGCTGCGGCTTTGCTCATGTAG